The following are from one region of the Flavimobilis soli genome:
- a CDS encoding LCP family protein — protein sequence MNDETRRMPAAGSQPPPSFTPQNTPGGRPRSTQDAVPVGGEHAPVSHVPSRPTTRRPSGEQRPPSSVPPARSGAPASRPPSARPARVSSSPHAAVRPARATAASPAGPGGPAGPGGRSDATGPGGEGRKPRLRLRKRRIIAAVLTLLLVLVIAWPVGLLMWANSKVEHVAALSGAPDTPGTTYLLAGSDSREDGAIASDGTEGARTDTIMLLHVPESGPTALVSLPRDTYTDVPGRGPAKLNAAYAWGGPELLVASVEKLTGITVDHYVEVGLGGVKDLVNAVDGVDLCLDYDVDDEKSNLKWKAGCHTVKGKKALAFIRMRYSDPKGDIGRAERQRQLVSAVTKKAANPGTLVNPGKQVDLIDSGLGAVRASDGTGIVNLGRLALAFRAASGEDGITGTPPIESLDYRPGGVGSTVLLKPSEAPAFFTGILDGTLEPGRYDADGLVKEKPASDEKKSDKK from the coding sequence ATGAACGACGAGACGCGCCGCATGCCCGCGGCCGGGAGCCAGCCGCCGCCCAGCTTCACGCCCCAGAACACCCCGGGGGGCCGCCCCCGCTCGACGCAGGACGCGGTCCCTGTCGGTGGCGAGCACGCCCCCGTCTCGCACGTCCCGTCGCGCCCGACGACGCGTCGCCCCTCGGGCGAGCAGCGTCCGCCGTCGTCCGTGCCCCCGGCTCGTTCGGGTGCTCCGGCGTCGCGCCCGCCGTCGGCCCGTCCCGCTCGCGTCTCGTCGTCCCCGCACGCGGCGGTCCGGCCCGCACGCGCGACCGCGGCGTCCCCGGCCGGCCCGGGCGGGCCTGCCGGCCCCGGCGGTCGCAGCGACGCGACCGGGCCCGGCGGCGAGGGCCGCAAGCCGCGCCTGCGCCTGCGCAAACGCCGTATCATCGCGGCCGTCCTGACTCTCCTGCTCGTCCTCGTGATCGCGTGGCCCGTCGGCCTGCTCATGTGGGCGAACTCGAAGGTCGAGCACGTCGCGGCCCTTTCGGGTGCGCCGGACACCCCGGGCACGACGTACCTCCTCGCGGGCTCCGACTCGCGAGAGGACGGCGCGATCGCGTCCGACGGCACGGAGGGCGCCCGCACCGACACGATCATGCTGCTGCACGTCCCGGAGTCGGGGCCGACGGCGCTCGTCAGCCTCCCGCGCGACACGTACACCGACGTCCCCGGGCGCGGCCCCGCCAAGCTCAACGCCGCGTACGCGTGGGGCGGCCCCGAGCTGCTCGTCGCGTCGGTCGAGAAGCTCACGGGCATCACGGTCGACCACTACGTCGAGGTAGGCCTCGGCGGTGTCAAGGACCTCGTCAACGCTGTCGACGGCGTCGACCTGTGCCTCGACTACGACGTCGACGACGAGAAGTCGAACCTCAAGTGGAAGGCCGGCTGCCACACGGTCAAGGGCAAGAAGGCGCTCGCGTTCATCCGCATGCGCTACTCGGACCCGAAGGGCGACATCGGCCGCGCCGAGCGCCAGCGCCAGCTCGTCTCCGCCGTGACGAAGAAGGCCGCGAACCCGGGCACCCTCGTCAACCCGGGCAAGCAGGTCGACCTCATCGACTCCGGCCTCGGAGCGGTCCGGGCGAGCGACGGCACGGGCATCGTGAACCTCGGCAGGCTCGCGCTCGCGTTCCGCGCCGCGTCCGGCGAGGACGGCATCACCGGCACGCCGCCGATCGAGTCGCTCGACTACCGTCCCGGCGGCGTCGGCTCGACCGTCCTCCTCAAGCCC
- a CDS encoding DUF2304 domain-containing protein — translation MWIQLILLAAIVGVALTLNRSTADARHQAIRRILLMLFVAGAAASVLFPQILTRIANLIGVGRGADLLLYALVIAFLSFMATSFRRMNQLQSRITVLARELTLAQARAEDAEARNRAAQDRPATAVDDEEGPAGTVR, via the coding sequence ATGTGGATCCAGCTCATCCTGCTCGCCGCGATCGTCGGCGTCGCGCTGACCCTCAACCGGTCGACGGCGGACGCTCGGCACCAGGCGATCCGTCGCATCCTGCTCATGCTCTTCGTGGCGGGAGCGGCGGCGTCGGTCCTGTTCCCGCAGATCCTCACGCGCATCGCCAACCTGATCGGTGTCGGCCGTGGTGCGGACCTGCTCCTGTACGCGCTCGTGATCGCGTTCCTGAGCTTCATGGCGACGTCCTTCCGGCGGATGAACCAGCTTCAGTCGCGCATCACGGTGCTCGCCCGCGAGCTCACGCTCGCGCAGGCGCGCGCTGAGGACGCGGAGGCGCGGAACCGCGCCGCACAGGATCGTCCTGCGACGGCCGTGGACGACGAGGAGGGGCCCGCGGGCACCGTCCGCTGA
- a CDS encoding glycosyltransferase family 2 protein, whose product MPTPRISDAWLVVPLFNEASVIGDVVRGALERFEHVVCVDDGSTDGSGDAARAAGARVLHHPVNLGQGASLQTGIEYALGAGARYVVTFDADGQHRVDDAEAMVGLARREDVAIVFGSRFLDDRTDAGLLKKIVLKVAVWFTNQSTGLRLTDAHNGLRVIRADAARGVHLRQDRMAHASEIVLHLGRTGLPWREHPVHVLYTDYSRGKGQSLLNSVNILVDLVFR is encoded by the coding sequence ATGCCCACCCCCCGGATCAGCGACGCGTGGCTCGTGGTCCCCCTCTTCAACGAGGCGAGCGTGATCGGGGACGTCGTGCGCGGGGCCCTCGAGCGCTTCGAGCACGTGGTGTGCGTCGACGACGGATCGACCGACGGCTCGGGCGACGCGGCTCGGGCGGCGGGCGCGCGCGTCCTGCACCACCCCGTGAACCTGGGTCAGGGCGCGTCGCTGCAGACGGGCATCGAGTACGCGCTCGGCGCAGGCGCGAGGTACGTCGTCACGTTCGACGCCGACGGGCAGCACCGCGTGGACGACGCCGAGGCGATGGTCGGGCTGGCCCGCCGCGAGGACGTCGCGATCGTCTTCGGATCGCGCTTCCTCGACGACCGCACGGACGCAGGGCTGCTCAAGAAGATCGTGCTCAAGGTCGCCGTGTGGTTCACGAACCAGTCGACCGGCCTGCGGCTGACCGACGCCCACAACGGCCTGCGTGTCATCCGCGCGGACGCGGCGCGCGGCGTGCACCTGCGCCAGGACCGCATGGCGCACGCGAGCGAGATCGTCCTGCACCTTGGGCGGACGGGCCTGCCGTGGCGCGAGCACCCGGTGCACGTGCTCTACACCGACTACTCGCGCGGCAAGGGTCAGTCGCTGCTCAACTCGGTCAACATCCTCGTCGACCTCGTCTTCCGGTAG
- a CDS encoding N-acetyltransferase, translating to MGVRIAETADVSPDATIGDGSSVWHLAQVREQVVLGEGCIVGRGAYIGTGVQVGDHCKIQNYALVYEPASLADGVFVGPAAVLTNDTYPRAVNPDGSLKDASDWHAVGVTIEQGASIGARAVCVAPVTIGAWATVAAGAVVTKDVPAHALMVGVPARRVGWVGRAGQPLVADGDGWRCPATGQRYEETDNGTLEEVENA from the coding sequence ATGGGTGTGCGCATCGCGGAGACCGCCGACGTCTCCCCGGACGCCACGATCGGAGACGGTTCGTCCGTCTGGCACCTCGCGCAGGTGCGTGAGCAGGTGGTCCTCGGTGAGGGCTGCATCGTGGGCCGCGGTGCCTACATCGGCACGGGCGTCCAGGTGGGTGACCACTGCAAGATCCAGAACTACGCGCTCGTCTACGAGCCGGCGTCGCTCGCCGACGGCGTGTTCGTCGGCCCGGCTGCGGTGCTGACGAACGACACGTACCCGCGGGCTGTGAACCCGGACGGGTCGCTCAAGGACGCGTCGGACTGGCACGCGGTCGGCGTGACGATCGAGCAGGGTGCGTCGATCGGTGCGCGCGCGGTGTGTGTCGCGCCGGTGACGATCGGTGCGTGGGCGACGGTCGCCGCGGGCGCGGTCGTGACCAAGGACGTGCCCGCGCACGCGCTCATGGTCGGCGTGCCCGCGCGTCGCGTGGGCTGGGTCGGCCGGGCGGGTCAGCCGCTGGTGGCGGACGGTGACGGGTGGCGGTGCCCCGCGACGGGGCAGCGCTACGAAGAGACTGACAACGGAACCCTCGAAGAGGTGGAGAACGCATGA
- a CDS encoding DegT/DnrJ/EryC1/StrS family aminotransferase, whose product MSEFIAPAKPIIGDEERAAVDRVMRSGMVAQGPEVAAFEQEFADQMVAGRRCVAVSSGTAGLHLGLLAAGIGPGDEVIVPSFTFAATGNSVALTGATPVFVDIEPDTFNLSPAAASAAITDRTRAIMPVHLYGHPFDAPAFQALAAEHDLQLFEDAAQAHGASLGGQKVGTFGTFAMFSLYPTKNMTSGEGGMVSCASDDIARQVRLLRNQGMEKQYANEVIGFNTRMTDIHAAIGRVQLTKVGAWTEQRRANAAFLDAGLAEVAGVTPPPVRAGAEHVYHQYTIRLDGASGVERDAFVAALKAEHNVGAGVYYPIPNHRLASLEKYAPDLDLPQTERAAREVVSLPVHPSLTQADLERIVSAVAAVAKAGA is encoded by the coding sequence ATGAGCGAGTTCATCGCACCAGCCAAGCCGATCATCGGTGACGAGGAGCGCGCTGCGGTCGACCGTGTGATGCGTTCGGGCATGGTCGCCCAGGGACCTGAGGTTGCGGCGTTCGAGCAGGAGTTCGCCGACCAGATGGTCGCCGGGCGCCGCTGCGTCGCGGTGAGCTCGGGCACGGCCGGGCTCCACCTCGGTCTGCTCGCTGCGGGCATCGGCCCGGGCGACGAGGTCATCGTGCCGTCGTTCACGTTCGCCGCGACGGGCAACTCGGTCGCGCTGACAGGTGCGACGCCGGTGTTCGTCGACATCGAGCCGGACACGTTCAACCTCTCGCCCGCGGCGGCGTCTGCGGCGATCACCGACCGCACGCGGGCGATCATGCCCGTGCACCTGTACGGCCACCCGTTCGACGCGCCCGCGTTCCAGGCGCTCGCCGCCGAGCACGACCTGCAGCTGTTCGAGGACGCCGCGCAGGCGCACGGCGCGAGCCTGGGCGGTCAGAAGGTCGGCACGTTCGGCACGTTCGCGATGTTCTCCCTCTACCCGACGAAGAACATGACGTCGGGCGAGGGCGGCATGGTCTCGTGCGCGAGCGACGACATCGCCCGCCAGGTGCGCCTGCTGCGCAACCAGGGCATGGAGAAGCAGTACGCGAACGAGGTCATCGGCTTCAACACCCGCATGACCGACATCCACGCCGCGATCGGCCGGGTCCAGCTGACGAAGGTCGGCGCGTGGACCGAGCAGCGCCGCGCCAACGCCGCGTTCCTCGACGCCGGTCTCGCGGAGGTCGCGGGGGTGACTCCGCCGCCCGTGCGCGCGGGCGCCGAGCACGTCTACCACCAGTACACGATCCGTCTCGACGGTGCGTCGGGCGTCGAGCGCGACGCGTTCGTCGCGGCCCTCAAGGCCGAGCACAACGTCGGCGCGGGCGTGTACTACCCGATCCCGAACCACCGCCTGGCGAGCCTGGAGAAGTACGCGCCGGACCTCGACCTGCCGCAGACGGAGCGCGCCGCGCGCGAGGTCGTCTCCCTGCCGGTCCACCCGTCCCTGACTCAGGCCGACCTCGAGCGCATAGTCTCGGCCGTCGCCGCCGTCGCGAAGGCGGGTGCGTGA
- a CDS encoding Gfo/Idh/MocA family protein, whose product MGAALRAGVIGLGAMGRHHVRVLREIDGVDVVAVADPGGDPYRVAGPLEVLRDVESLVAAGIDMAVVAVPTKFHEPVALTLAAAGVHTLVEKPIAVDTAAGERLAAAFTDAGLIGAVGHIERFNPAIQEVRRRIADGQLGEVYQISTRRQGPFPARIADVGVIKDLATHDIDLTAWVTQSSYESVAAQTAFRSGREHEDMVLVTGRLAGGINANHTVNWLSPMKERVTIVAGERGTLIADTSTADVTFFENGTVQTEWDSMANFRGVTEGDVIRYAIGKREPLRAEAEAFRDAVLGLEDRTVSMTEGLATIRVAEAIERSAVTQETVRL is encoded by the coding sequence ATGGGTGCCGCGCTGCGGGCCGGGGTCATCGGCCTGGGGGCCATGGGCCGCCACCACGTGCGCGTCCTGCGCGAGATCGACGGCGTCGACGTCGTCGCGGTCGCGGACCCAGGTGGCGACCCGTACCGCGTCGCCGGCCCGCTCGAGGTGCTCCGCGACGTCGAGTCGCTCGTCGCGGCGGGCATCGACATGGCGGTCGTCGCCGTGCCGACCAAGTTCCACGAGCCGGTCGCGCTCACCCTCGCGGCGGCGGGCGTGCACACGCTCGTCGAGAAGCCGATCGCGGTCGACACGGCTGCGGGCGAGCGCCTCGCCGCCGCGTTCACGGACGCCGGCCTGATCGGCGCCGTCGGCCACATCGAGCGGTTCAACCCCGCCATCCAGGAGGTGCGCCGCCGCATCGCCGACGGCCAGCTCGGCGAGGTCTACCAGATCTCCACGCGCCGCCAGGGACCCTTCCCCGCACGCATCGCCGACGTCGGCGTCATCAAGGACCTCGCGACGCACGACATCGACCTCACCGCATGGGTCACGCAGAGCTCCTACGAGTCGGTCGCCGCCCAGACGGCGTTCCGCTCGGGCCGCGAGCACGAGGACATGGTGCTCGTCACCGGCCGCCTCGCAGGCGGCATCAACGCCAACCACACCGTCAACTGGCTCTCCCCGATGAAGGAGCGCGTGACGATCGTCGCGGGCGAGCGCGGCACGCTCATCGCGGACACGTCGACGGCGGACGTGACGTTCTTCGAGAACGGCACCGTGCAGACCGAGTGGGACTCGATGGCGAACTTCCGCGGCGTGACCGAGGGCGACGTCATCCGGTACGCGATCGGCAAGCGCGAGCCGCTGCGCGCCGAGGCCGAGGCCTTCCGTGACGCGGTGCTCGGCCTCGAGGACCGCACCGTGTCGATGACCGAGGGCCTCGCGACAATCCGCGTCGCCGAGGCGATCGAGCGCTCGGCCGTCACCCAGGAGACCGTCCGCCTGTGA
- a CDS encoding glycosyltransferase — MTAASRLRVALVTRIFAPEPAAASFRLEALARALGRAGARVSVLTTSARRDLRAAAAAVDEDLREARVEVDRAPVLRDRTGYVRGYLPYLSFDVPAFVRLLAEPRPDVAVCEPPPTTGAVVRVVCALRRVPYVYYAADVWSDATAGDGTTPGLVSRLLAVVEGWAMRGAAGIVAVSPEVAERVEALVERRPRAAARRRPEVVVVRNGVDTDVFRPGLPRPDDGPGRYLVYAGTTSAWQGADVFVRAMPKVRDAVPDAELVILGQGSDWDDLAALGAELAPGAVHVRRLVPAAEAAAWLGAAHGALVSVRPGVGYDMALPTKTFAAAACGTPVVFAGPGPAVPIVRENDLGHAVEHDVATVADAMVAVLQTDDDARAAQRERLAAWARDNASIARVGEAVAAHVRRWRDGAATAARTTQDGDSTP; from the coding sequence GTGACGGCGGCGTCTCGCCTGCGGGTCGCCCTCGTCACCCGCATCTTCGCGCCCGAGCCCGCCGCGGCGTCGTTCCGGCTCGAGGCGCTCGCACGCGCCCTCGGGCGCGCGGGCGCCCGGGTGTCGGTCCTGACGACGTCGGCGCGGCGCGACCTGCGCGCCGCGGCGGCCGCTGTCGACGAGGACCTGCGTGAGGCGCGCGTCGAGGTCGACCGAGCGCCGGTCCTGCGCGACCGCACCGGCTACGTCCGCGGGTACCTGCCGTACCTGAGCTTCGACGTGCCCGCCTTCGTGCGGCTGCTCGCAGAGCCGCGCCCCGACGTCGCCGTGTGCGAGCCGCCGCCGACGACGGGTGCGGTCGTGCGCGTCGTGTGCGCGCTGCGCCGCGTGCCGTACGTGTACTACGCGGCTGACGTGTGGTCGGACGCGACGGCGGGGGACGGCACGACGCCGGGCCTCGTCTCGCGCCTGCTCGCGGTGGTCGAGGGCTGGGCCATGCGGGGCGCCGCCGGGATCGTCGCGGTGTCGCCCGAGGTCGCCGAACGGGTCGAGGCGCTCGTCGAGCGTCGCCCGCGTGCGGCTGCGCGCCGCCGTCCGGAGGTCGTCGTCGTGCGCAACGGCGTCGACACCGACGTGTTCCGGCCAGGGCTGCCCCGGCCCGACGACGGGCCTGGGCGTTACCTCGTCTACGCGGGCACGACGTCGGCATGGCAGGGAGCGGACGTGTTCGTCCGTGCGATGCCGAAGGTCCGCGACGCCGTGCCGGACGCCGAGCTCGTGATCCTGGGACAGGGCAGCGACTGGGACGACCTCGCCGCCCTCGGAGCCGAGCTCGCGCCGGGCGCGGTGCACGTCCGCCGGCTCGTCCCCGCAGCCGAGGCCGCCGCGTGGCTCGGCGCCGCCCACGGCGCGCTCGTGAGCGTGCGCCCTGGTGTCGGCTACGACATGGCGCTGCCGACCAAGACCTTCGCCGCCGCCGCGTGCGGCACCCCCGTCGTCTTCGCAGGCCCCGGGCCCGCCGTGCCGATCGTCCGCGAGAACGACCTCGGCCACGCCGTCGAGCACGACGTCGCGACCGTCGCCGACGCGATGGTCGCCGTCCTGCAGACCGACGACGACGCGCGCGCCGCGCAGCGCGAGCGCCTCGCCGCGTGGGCGCGCGACAACGCGAGCATCGCCCGCGTGGGTGAGGCGGTCGCCGCCCACGTGCGACGATGGCGCGACGGTGCGGCCACGGCCGCGAGGACGACGCAGGACGGGGACAGCACGCCGTGA
- a CDS encoding ABC transporter ATP-binding protein → MKVIWRTWARLMPLLPGRARRFLTWYMVASACLSLLDVAALGLLALALTPMLTGGGGTASLPLLGEVGNVAVIGVVSGLIVVKGILAVALQWVATRRFARYELEIGDRLFDAYIRAPWTDRLSRSTSQLVRLADVGIANATAGFLLPVAGLPALGATFGSVLVVLVVAQPVTAAITLVYLGLIGAVMYVFVSRRSIQAGLVNRDYSFKVARLMTEMVGALKEITLRDKAGEVADVVRSNRRHTVRARANLSFLSAVPRYVIESAVVGGFVLVGGAAYLMDGPEQAFAALAMFGVAGFRMVPAITSFQSVIATTAANIPNVEAVITDIEAAEGYLRRAEETGREPLAQEPQHLRLRGVAFTYPGSAEPAVRDVDLDLPMGSSLALVGVSGAGKSTLVDILLGLLVPSEGSIDVDGQRLEDVLGAWRARVGYVPQDVSLFDGTVAQNVALTWTDDIDRERVRDCLARAQLLDVVDARAGGLDARIGDRGMALSGGQRQRLGIARALYSDPLVLVLDEATSALDTQTEASVSAAIAGLRGQVTLISVAHRLSTIRHSDQVCFMADGTIAARGTFDELVAQVPDFQVQAALAGLVDDAEDMEGDDDES, encoded by the coding sequence GTGAAGGTCATCTGGCGCACGTGGGCGCGGCTCATGCCGCTCCTGCCGGGCCGCGCGCGCCGGTTCCTGACCTGGTACATGGTCGCGAGCGCGTGCCTGTCGCTGCTCGACGTCGCGGCCCTCGGCCTCCTGGCGCTCGCGCTCACGCCCATGCTCACGGGCGGTGGCGGCACCGCGTCGCTCCCGCTGCTCGGCGAGGTCGGGAACGTCGCCGTGATCGGCGTCGTCTCGGGCCTCATCGTCGTCAAGGGCATCCTCGCGGTCGCGCTCCAGTGGGTCGCGACGCGTCGCTTCGCGAGGTACGAGCTCGAGATCGGCGACCGGCTCTTCGACGCGTACATCCGCGCCCCCTGGACGGACCGCCTGTCGCGCTCGACGTCGCAGCTCGTGCGGCTCGCCGACGTCGGCATCGCGAACGCGACCGCGGGCTTCCTGCTGCCGGTCGCGGGCCTGCCCGCGCTCGGCGCGACGTTCGGCTCGGTCCTCGTCGTCCTCGTCGTCGCGCAGCCCGTCACGGCCGCGATCACGCTCGTGTACCTGGGCCTCATCGGCGCGGTCATGTACGTGTTCGTGTCGCGCCGCTCGATCCAGGCGGGGCTCGTCAACCGCGACTACTCGTTCAAGGTCGCGCGCCTCATGACGGAGATGGTCGGGGCGCTCAAGGAGATCACGCTGCGCGACAAGGCCGGTGAGGTCGCCGACGTCGTGCGCAGCAACCGTCGCCACACCGTCCGGGCCCGCGCGAACCTGTCGTTCCTGTCGGCCGTGCCGCGGTACGTGATCGAGTCGGCGGTCGTCGGGGGCTTCGTCCTCGTCGGCGGCGCGGCGTACCTCATGGACGGCCCCGAGCAGGCGTTCGCCGCGCTCGCGATGTTCGGCGTCGCCGGGTTCCGCATGGTCCCGGCGATCACGAGCTTCCAGTCGGTCATCGCGACGACGGCCGCGAACATCCCCAACGTCGAGGCCGTCATCACCGACATCGAGGCCGCCGAGGGCTACCTGCGCCGCGCCGAGGAGACGGGGCGCGAGCCGCTCGCGCAGGAGCCGCAGCACCTGCGCCTGCGCGGTGTCGCGTTCACGTACCCGGGCAGCGCCGAGCCTGCGGTGCGCGACGTCGACCTCGACCTGCCCATGGGTTCCTCGCTCGCGCTCGTGGGCGTCTCGGGCGCGGGGAAGTCGACGCTCGTCGACATCCTGCTCGGCCTGCTCGTGCCGTCGGAAGGCTCGATCGACGTCGACGGTCAGCGGCTCGAGGACGTGCTCGGCGCGTGGCGCGCCCGCGTCGGCTACGTCCCGCAGGACGTGTCGCTCTTCGACGGGACGGTCGCGCAGAACGTCGCCCTCACGTGGACCGACGACATCGACCGCGAGAGGGTGCGGGACTGCCTCGCGCGCGCCCAGCTCCTCGACGTCGTCGACGCGCGTGCCGGCGGCCTCGACGCCCGCATCGGCGACCGGGGCATGGCGCTCTCGGGCGGGCAGCGCCAGCGCCTCGGCATCGCGCGCGCCCTGTACTCCGACCCGCTCGTGCTCGTCCTCGACGAGGCGACGAGCGCGCTCGACACGCAGACGGAGGCGAGCGTCTCGGCGGCGATCGCCGGCCTGCGCGGGCAGGTCACGCTCATCTCGGTCGCGCACCGCCTGTCGACCATCCGACACTCGGACCAGGTGTGCTTCATGGCGGACGGCACGATCGCCGCCCGGGGCACGTTCGACGAGCTCGTCGCGCAGGTGCCGGACTTCCAGGTCCAGGCGGCGCTCGCGGGTCTCGTCGACGACGCTGAGGACATGGAGGGGGATGACGATGAGAGCTGA
- a CDS encoding glycosyltransferase family A protein, translated as MRADHAVDVVIAVHSPARPVERAVRSALAGSDGLVRVTVVCHDVGITTIEERLALTPEEHEHVRLLGYSDHVRSPAGPFNFGLDNTSAELFAVLGSDDVLEPGAVRAWLDVARERGSDVVLAPLRGPDGERLRNPLVRPGTGRAGRRAATPLDPVADRLAYRSAPLGLLRRATVRRLGLRFTEGLATGEDLAFSVPLWFSGARIDMVPAGPAYVVGGSAQDRVTEVVRPVADELAALDDLLVRVLRDGGLADRMRPSERRALAVKVLRIHVLGALSRRSRREDWRDGDATALRAAARAWLDLALTAVHAFARADRAALDTLVGPESVSVEPDDGVLADAFTAAAQRRAKAGRVATLLPRDLPDVLDPESTLRRYVRYRMPW; from the coding sequence ATGAGAGCTGACCACGCGGTCGACGTGGTGATCGCGGTGCACTCCCCGGCGCGGCCGGTCGAGCGGGCCGTCCGGAGCGCCCTCGCAGGCTCGGACGGCCTCGTGCGTGTCACCGTCGTGTGCCACGACGTCGGCATCACGACGATCGAGGAGCGCCTCGCGCTCACGCCCGAGGAGCACGAGCACGTGCGGCTGCTCGGCTACAGCGACCACGTCCGCAGCCCTGCCGGCCCGTTCAACTTCGGCCTCGACAACACCTCCGCCGAGCTCTTCGCGGTCCTCGGGTCCGACGACGTGCTCGAGCCCGGTGCGGTCCGCGCGTGGCTCGACGTCGCGCGCGAGCGAGGTTCCGACGTCGTGCTCGCGCCGCTGCGCGGCCCGGACGGCGAGCGGCTGCGCAACCCGCTCGTGCGTCCGGGCACCGGGCGCGCGGGGCGGCGCGCGGCGACGCCGCTCGACCCGGTCGCCGACCGGCTCGCCTACCGTTCCGCTCCGCTCGGCCTGCTGCGGCGGGCGACGGTGCGACGTCTCGGTCTGCGGTTCACGGAGGGGCTCGCGACGGGCGAGGACCTCGCGTTCTCCGTGCCGCTGTGGTTCTCGGGCGCGCGCATCGACATGGTGCCGGCGGGCCCGGCGTACGTCGTCGGCGGGAGCGCTCAGGACCGCGTGACCGAGGTGGTCCGCCCCGTCGCGGACGAGCTCGCGGCGCTCGACGACCTGCTCGTGCGCGTCCTGCGCGACGGCGGGCTCGCCGACCGCATGCGGCCGTCCGAGCGCCGGGCGCTCGCCGTGAAGGTGCTGCGCATCCACGTCCTCGGGGCGCTGTCGCGCCGCTCGCGCCGTGAGGACTGGCGCGACGGTGACGCGACCGCCCTGCGCGCTGCGGCGCGCGCATGGCTCGACCTCGCGCTGACGGCGGTGCACGCGTTCGCGCGTGCCGACCGCGCGGCCCTCGACACGCTCGTAGGCCCTGAGTCCGTGAGCGTCGAGCCTGACGACGGCGTGCTCGCCGACGCGTTCACCGCGGCCGCGCAACGACGAGCGAAGGCCGGACGCGTCGCGACGCTCCTGCCGCGCGACCTGCCCGACGTCCTCGACCCCGAGAGCACGTTGCGCCGGTACGTCCGCTACCGGATGCCGTGGTGA
- a CDS encoding glycosyltransferase family 1 protein has protein sequence MPASNRPRLLILSFSPIASDARVLKQVELFTARYDVTTCGYGPAPAGVVEHLQLPDDATIKLDGRLITLRAYPLVYTRTPAVVAARAALAGRRFDVVLANDVETVPLALSLRAPVHADLHEYSPRLHDDNPAWARRIGPYVRWLCRRYVRRAASATTVGEGLAQAYASEVGVRAQVVTNAAPYAERTPTEVGLPLRLVHSGAALRNRDLMVLLDAVALTTTPVTLDLFLMPNDPAYIAELRDRAAQIDGVRVLDPVPYARLGDTLAGYDVGIHVLPPVNFNNANALPNKLFDYVQARLALVVGPTPEMAAAVERHGIGSVASGFDARSLADVLDGLTPEKVAEQRAASHAVARELSAEQQVLVWERAVDALVAAPAEGGAR, from the coding sequence GTGCCTGCCTCGAACCGCCCGCGCCTGCTGATCCTGTCGTTCTCGCCGATCGCGTCGGACGCCCGCGTCCTCAAGCAGGTCGAGCTGTTCACGGCCCGCTACGACGTCACGACGTGCGGCTACGGGCCAGCGCCGGCGGGCGTCGTCGAGCACCTGCAGCTCCCGGACGACGCGACGATCAAGCTCGACGGGCGCCTCATCACGCTGCGCGCCTACCCGCTCGTCTACACACGCACGCCAGCCGTCGTCGCGGCGCGGGCCGCGCTCGCGGGCCGCCGGTTCGACGTCGTGCTCGCGAACGACGTCGAGACCGTCCCGCTCGCGCTCAGCCTGCGCGCGCCCGTCCACGCGGACCTGCACGAGTACTCGCCGCGGCTGCACGACGACAACCCGGCGTGGGCGCGGCGCATCGGCCCGTACGTGCGGTGGCTGTGCCGCCGCTACGTGCGACGCGCGGCGTCCGCGACGACGGTCGGGGAGGGGCTCGCACAGGCGTACGCGTCTGAGGTCGGGGTGCGGGCGCAGGTCGTGACGAACGCCGCGCCGTACGCCGAGCGCACGCCTACCGAGGTCGGCTTGCCGCTGCGGCTCGTCCACTCGGGTGCCGCGCTGCGCAACCGCGACCTCATGGTGCTGCTCGACGCCGTCGCGCTCACGACGACGCCCGTCACGCTCGATCTGTTCCTCATGCCGAACGACCCGGCGTACATCGCCGAGCTGCGCGACCGCGCGGCGCAGATCGACGGCGTGCGTGTCCTCGACCCGGTGCCGTACGCGCGGCTCGGGGACACTCTCGCCGGGTACGACGTCGGCATCCACGTGCTGCCGCCCGTGAACTTCAACAACGCGAACGCGCTGCCCAACAAGCTGTTCGACTACGTGCAGGCGCGGCTCGCGCTCGTCGTCGGCCCGACGCCCGAGATGGCGGCCGCGGTCGAGCGGCACGGTATCGGGTCGGTCGCGTCGGGCTTCGACGCGCGCTCGCTCGCGGACGTGCTCGACGGCCTCACGCCGGAGAAGGTCGCGGAGCAGCGGGCGGCGTCACACGCGGTCGCGCGGGAGCTGAGTGCCGAGCAGCAGGTGCTCGTGTGGGAGCGGGCGGTCGACGCGCTCGTCGCGGCGCCGGCCGAGGGAGGTGCACGATGA